One Nocardioides luti DNA window includes the following coding sequences:
- a CDS encoding alpha-hydroxy-acid oxidizing protein — translation MTQTARRLQAAAVSMGREVQARIYRNGVFGHRPVVPVEPAELEIAAQRRMSPEAWSYVDGGAGQQRTVRANLEAFDRHRIVPRMLIDVEQRDLSVELFGRRLPAPLLFAPIGVLEMAHPEAERAVAAAAKALGLPMVISTQGSLPMEETAAALGDSPRWYQLYWSRDDSVVDSFIARAEEIGSEAIVVTLDTHVLGWRTHDLDLAYLPFARAEGIAQYTSDATFRGLAEARAAAPSDEPTPRPTYAAVKALFSMARHYPGGLLDNLKSPVPRAAVETFLEVFSRSTLTWNDLDYLRARTKLPILLKGIQDPRDAALALEHGVDGIIVSNHGGRQVDGAIGSLDALPGIVAEVDGRVPVLFDSGIRSGADAFKAIALGASAVLVGRPWVYGLALAGAEGAQAVMEHIWAELDLTMALVGATSLDEVTRDLLV, via the coding sequence ATGACGCAGACCGCCCGCCGGCTCCAGGCCGCCGCCGTGTCCATGGGACGCGAGGTGCAGGCCCGGATCTACCGCAACGGCGTGTTCGGCCACCGACCCGTCGTCCCGGTCGAGCCGGCCGAGCTCGAGATCGCGGCCCAGCGCCGGATGTCGCCGGAGGCGTGGTCGTACGTCGACGGCGGGGCCGGCCAGCAGCGCACCGTGCGGGCCAACCTCGAGGCCTTCGACCGGCACCGGATCGTGCCGCGGATGCTCATCGACGTGGAGCAGCGCGACCTCTCGGTCGAGCTCTTCGGACGCCGGCTGCCGGCGCCGCTGCTGTTCGCCCCGATCGGCGTCCTCGAGATGGCGCACCCGGAGGCGGAGCGCGCGGTCGCCGCGGCCGCGAAGGCGCTCGGCCTGCCGATGGTGATCTCGACCCAGGGCTCGCTCCCGATGGAGGAGACCGCCGCCGCCCTCGGCGACTCGCCGCGGTGGTACCAGCTCTACTGGAGCCGCGACGACTCCGTCGTCGACTCCTTCATCGCCCGCGCCGAGGAGATCGGCAGCGAGGCGATCGTGGTCACCCTCGACACCCACGTCCTCGGCTGGCGCACCCACGACCTCGACCTGGCCTACCTGCCGTTCGCCCGCGCCGAGGGGATCGCGCAGTACACCAGCGATGCGACCTTCCGCGGCCTCGCGGAGGCCCGGGCGGCGGCCCCGTCCGACGAGCCCACCCCGCGCCCGACGTACGCCGCGGTCAAGGCGCTGTTCTCGATGGCGCGGCACTACCCCGGCGGGCTGCTCGACAACCTGAAGTCGCCGGTGCCGCGGGCCGCGGTCGAGACCTTCCTCGAGGTGTTCTCGCGCTCCACCCTGACCTGGAACGACCTCGACTACCTCCGGGCCCGGACGAAGCTTCCGATCCTGCTCAAGGGGATCCAGGACCCCCGCGACGCGGCCCTTGCCCTCGAGCACGGCGTCGACGGGATCATCGTCTCGAACCACGGCGGCCGCCAGGTCGACGGCGCCATCGGCTCCCTCGACGCCCTGCCCGGCATCGTGGCCGAGGTCGACGGCCGGGTCCCGGTGCTCTTCGACAGCGGCATCCGCAGCGGCGCCGACGCCTTCAAGGCGATCGCCCTCGGCGCAAGCGCGGTCCTCGTGGGGCGGCCCTGGGTGTACGGCCTGGCGCTCGCCGGCGCCGAGGGCGCGCAGGCGGTCATGGAGCACATCTGGGCCGAGCTCGACCTGACGATGGCGCTCGTCGGGGCGACGTCGCTCGACGAGGTCACGCGCGACCTGCTCGTCTGA
- a CDS encoding DUF6351 family protein, giving the protein MRTRPGLAPLALVIALLAALLAAPLLPVEAAPAKRLTIEVLSNRADLVSSGDALVAVRLPRGVRARSVEVTVGDRDVTHRFKVRQDGRFLGLVKGLRLGRNVVRATAPGYAGRTVITNHPNGGPIFTGPQSEHYQCQETAKDAACNERATYSFLYKSTDPSQPDLQPYDRKNPPSDVATTTTDQGVEVPFVVRKESGYQDRDRYTILQLFRPGKAWRPWAPQRQWNHKLLITHGGNCGASYAPGNPPLQDYSGTLESVPGVTPSYVTALGSGFAVVSTALANTGHNCSVAMEAESLVMAKERLVEKYGTLRYTIGTGCSGGSIAQHTVANAYPGIYQGLVTTCSYPDTLTAGAQFADYHLLRLYFEDPSRWAPGVVWNPEQMALVEGHASHVNAVVADEGLYKAALNPETDCPGTKAPVAGDRSTRYDSDINPGGVRCSALDIMGNQLGPRPKSVWTPQEKAAGHGFAGVPFANTGVQYGLGALEQGLITPSQFVDLNVKVGGLNVDNDFRDERIDGDPAAIARAYRTGLINEDNHLDQVAIINHGGPDPGAAHDYSHAFWTEERLMADQGHTDNRVMWFGPAPLIGDPNWANEAFVAMDRWLTAVEKDHGSAPLTKKIVQDKPADVTDRCTEAPGIESVPGPDGEPVCQQSDAETIQTRFSTPRQVAGGPKANDNVACNLRPLDKADYAPLDVAFTDDEWATLQQVFPNGVCDWTVPGRGQGPAQTWLRYGTATKHVYGGRNLPAVPAHSGDGWASPSFRGLIRH; this is encoded by the coding sequence GTGCGCACACGACCCGGACTCGCCCCGCTCGCCCTCGTCATCGCCCTGCTCGCGGCCCTGCTGGCCGCGCCGCTGCTGCCCGTCGAGGCGGCGCCCGCCAAGCGGCTCACGATCGAGGTGCTCTCCAACCGGGCCGACCTGGTCAGCAGCGGCGACGCGCTCGTCGCGGTCCGGCTGCCGCGCGGCGTGCGCGCCCGCAGCGTCGAGGTCACCGTCGGCGACCGCGACGTGACCCACCGCTTCAAGGTGCGCCAGGACGGCCGCTTCCTCGGGCTGGTCAAGGGCCTGCGCCTGGGTCGCAACGTGGTGCGGGCGACCGCGCCCGGATACGCCGGCCGCACCGTCATCACCAACCACCCCAACGGCGGCCCGATCTTCACCGGCCCGCAGTCCGAGCACTACCAGTGCCAGGAGACCGCCAAGGACGCCGCGTGCAACGAGCGCGCGACGTACTCCTTCCTCTACAAGTCCACCGACCCCTCGCAGCCGGACCTGCAGCCCTACGACCGCAAGAACCCGCCGTCGGACGTCGCCACCACGACCACCGACCAGGGCGTCGAGGTGCCGTTCGTGGTCCGCAAGGAGAGCGGCTACCAGGACCGCGACCGCTACACGATCCTCCAGCTCTTCCGGCCCGGGAAGGCCTGGCGCCCCTGGGCCCCGCAGCGCCAGTGGAACCACAAGCTGCTGATCACGCACGGCGGCAACTGCGGGGCGTCGTACGCCCCCGGCAACCCGCCCCTGCAGGACTACTCCGGCACGCTCGAGTCGGTCCCCGGCGTCACCCCGAGCTACGTCACGGCGCTCGGCAGCGGCTTCGCGGTCGTGTCGACGGCGCTCGCCAACACCGGCCACAACTGCAGCGTGGCCATGGAGGCCGAGTCGCTGGTGATGGCCAAGGAGCGGCTGGTCGAGAAGTACGGCACCCTGCGCTACACCATCGGCACCGGCTGCTCCGGCGGCTCGATCGCCCAGCACACCGTGGCGAACGCCTACCCCGGCATCTACCAGGGCCTGGTCACCACCTGCTCCTACCCCGACACCCTGACCGCCGGCGCGCAGTTTGCCGACTACCACCTGCTGCGACTCTACTTCGAGGACCCGTCGCGCTGGGCGCCCGGTGTCGTGTGGAACCCCGAGCAGATGGCACTCGTCGAGGGCCACGCCTCGCACGTCAACGCGGTCGTCGCGGACGAGGGGCTCTACAAGGCGGCGCTGAACCCGGAGACCGACTGCCCCGGCACGAAGGCGCCCGTCGCCGGTGACCGCAGCACCCGCTACGACTCCGACATCAACCCCGGCGGCGTCCGCTGCTCGGCCCTCGACATCATGGGCAACCAGCTCGGCCCGCGCCCGAAGAGCGTCTGGACCCCGCAGGAGAAGGCCGCCGGCCACGGCTTCGCGGGCGTGCCGTTCGCCAACACCGGCGTGCAGTACGGCCTCGGCGCCCTCGAGCAGGGCCTGATCACCCCGTCGCAGTTCGTCGACCTGAACGTCAAGGTCGGCGGGCTCAACGTCGACAACGACTTCCGCGACGAGCGCATCGACGGCGACCCCGCCGCGATCGCCCGGGCCTACCGGACCGGCCTCATCAACGAGGACAACCACCTCGACCAGGTCGCGATCATCAACCACGGTGGCCCCGACCCGGGCGCCGCGCACGACTACAGCCACGCGTTCTGGACCGAGGAGCGGCTGATGGCCGACCAGGGCCACACCGACAACCGGGTGATGTGGTTCGGCCCCGCCCCGCTGATCGGCGACCCCAACTGGGCCAACGAGGCGTTCGTGGCGATGGACCGCTGGCTGACGGCGGTCGAGAAGGACCACGGCTCGGCGCCGCTGACGAAGAAGATCGTGCAGGACAAGCCCGCGGACGTCACCGACCGCTGCACCGAGGCCCCCGGCATCGAGAGCGTCCCCGGACCCGACGGCGAGCCGGTCTGCCAGCAGTCCGACGCCGAGACGATCCAGACCCGCTTCAGCACGCCCCGCCAGGTCGCCGGCGGCCCGAAGGCCAACGACAACGTCGCCTGCAACCTCCGCCCGCTCGACAAGGCGGACTACGCCCCCCTCGACGTCGCGTTCACCGACGACGAGTGGGCGACGCTGCAGCAGGTCTTCCCGAACGGAGTCTGCGACTGGACCGTCCCCGGCCGCGGCCAGGGCCCCGCCCAGACGTGGCTGCGCTACGGCACCGCCACGAAGCACGTGTACGGCGGCCGCAACCTCCCCGCCGTCCCGGCCCACTCCGGCGACGGCTGGGCCAGCCCCTCCTTCCGCGGCCTGATCCGCCACTGA
- a CDS encoding DUF429 domain-containing protein, producing the protein MHFVGVDLAWGERKPTGLAVLDDGGRLVHVSAAGDDDEIAAALAAYVEGDCLVALDAPLIVRNATGNRPAEAALNKDFARFDAGAHPVNTSKKEIGDTPRGARLSSRLGLDMNPRSGRARRAIEVYPHPATVSLFRLGRTLKYKNKPGRTFEQLRGELVVLMGLLETLAVAEPAMTVTGPAWSALVRQVEAATRKSELRVVEDQVDAVVCAYVALHSVREPGAVTTYGDFENGYIVTPTLPAGHRPTPRERVVREAVDPVRAAVQEYAERHVELRGAADEFVALVTTILDDAGINYLSVTGRAKGVASFAAKAARTLDGELVFADPLRDITDQIGVRVITYVHSDVAAVADLLDDQVVVIDDRDMGQETASEGRFGYASRHLLISLDPAREAAHEALRGRRAQIQIRTVLQHAWAEFEHDIRYKGEIPDEHARDFDRRFTLAAGLLELADREFSTIRDRLQAGMTGARTEPEDDDPRISARELAAFLAGQYADAGWSRTDHYEWISGLLLELGVTSLEELGDVLRGLDSAALVERMAYRYPPGAVRRLDDALLAGFGDRYVALHGNAHRSAALETRLAKLRGEAAAGGEGEGS; encoded by the coding sequence ATGCACTTCGTGGGCGTCGACCTCGCCTGGGGCGAGCGCAAGCCCACCGGTCTCGCGGTCCTCGACGACGGCGGACGCCTCGTCCACGTCTCGGCCGCGGGCGACGACGACGAGATCGCGGCCGCGCTGGCGGCGTACGTCGAGGGCGACTGCCTCGTCGCGCTCGACGCCCCGCTCATCGTGCGCAACGCCACCGGCAACCGGCCCGCCGAGGCGGCGCTGAACAAGGACTTCGCGCGCTTCGACGCGGGCGCGCACCCGGTGAACACGTCCAAGAAGGAGATCGGGGACACCCCGCGGGGCGCGCGGCTGAGCTCGCGGCTCGGCCTCGACATGAACCCGCGGTCGGGGCGGGCGCGGCGCGCGATCGAGGTCTACCCGCACCCGGCGACGGTGTCGCTGTTCCGGCTGGGGCGGACGCTGAAGTACAAGAACAAGCCCGGCCGCACCTTCGAGCAGCTCCGCGGCGAGCTGGTCGTGCTCATGGGCCTGCTCGAGACGCTGGCGGTCGCCGAGCCCGCGATGACCGTGACCGGGCCGGCCTGGTCGGCGCTCGTGCGCCAGGTCGAGGCGGCCACCCGGAAGAGCGAGCTGCGCGTGGTCGAGGACCAGGTCGACGCGGTCGTCTGCGCCTACGTCGCGCTGCACAGCGTCCGCGAGCCGGGGGCGGTGACGACGTACGGCGACTTCGAGAACGGCTACATCGTCACGCCCACGCTGCCGGCCGGGCACCGGCCGACGCCCCGCGAGCGGGTGGTGCGCGAGGCCGTGGACCCCGTCCGCGCGGCGGTGCAGGAGTACGCCGAACGGCACGTCGAGCTGCGGGGGGCCGCCGACGAGTTCGTCGCGCTGGTCACGACCATCCTCGACGACGCGGGCATCAACTACCTGAGCGTCACCGGGCGGGCCAAGGGGGTGGCGTCGTTCGCCGCGAAGGCCGCCCGCACCCTCGACGGCGAGCTGGTCTTCGCCGACCCGCTGCGCGACATCACCGACCAGATCGGCGTCCGCGTCATCACCTACGTGCACAGCGACGTCGCCGCGGTGGCCGACCTGCTCGACGACCAGGTGGTCGTGATCGACGACCGGGACATGGGTCAGGAGACCGCGAGCGAGGGCCGCTTCGGCTACGCGAGCCGGCACCTGCTGATCTCGCTGGACCCGGCCCGCGAGGCCGCCCACGAGGCCCTGCGCGGTCGGCGGGCGCAGATCCAGATCCGCACCGTGCTGCAGCACGCGTGGGCGGAGTTCGAGCACGACATCCGCTACAAGGGCGAGATCCCCGACGAGCACGCGCGCGACTTCGACCGGCGCTTCACGCTGGCGGCCGGCCTGCTCGAGCTCGCCGACCGGGAGTTCTCCACGATCCGCGACCGGCTGCAGGCCGGGATGACCGGCGCCCGCACCGAGCCCGAGGACGACGACCCGCGGATCAGTGCGCGCGAGCTGGCGGCGTTCCTCGCCGGGCAGTACGCCGACGCGGGCTGGTCGCGCACCGACCACTACGAGTGGATCTCGGGGCTGCTGCTCGAGCTCGGCGTCACCTCCCTCGAGGAGCTCGGCGACGTGCTGCGCGGCCTCGACTCGGCGGCCCTGGTCGAGCGGATGGCCTACCGCTACCCGCCCGGCGCCGTACGCCGTCTGGACGACGCGCTGCTGGCCGGCTTCGGCGACCGGTACGTCGCCCTGCACGGCAACGCGCACCGCTCGGCGGCCCTGGAGACGCGGCTGGCCAAGCTGCGCGGGGAGGCCGCCGCGGGCGGCGAGGGGGAGGGGTCCTGA
- a CDS encoding iron chaperone, with the protein MARKFADVESYLASFPDDVRAVLEAVRRAVLRAVPDAEETIAYDMPTYRLDGTALVHFAGWTTFVSLYPMPVFEGALETELAAYRATRGTGRFPLDRPIPYDLIEQVVRAMAAARS; encoded by the coding sequence ATGGCCAGGAAGTTCGCGGACGTCGAGTCCTACCTCGCCTCCTTCCCCGACGACGTCCGGGCGGTGCTCGAGGCGGTGCGGCGCGCGGTGCTCCGGGCGGTGCCGGACGCCGAGGAGACGATCGCCTACGACATGCCGACCTACCGCCTCGACGGCACCGCGCTGGTGCACTTCGCGGGGTGGACGACGTTCGTCAGCCTCTATCCCATGCCGGTCTTCGAGGGCGCGCTCGAGACCGAGCTGGCGGCGTACCGCGCCACCCGCGGGACCGGCCGCTTCCCGCTCGACCGGCCGATCCCCTACGACCTGATCGAGCAGGTCGTCCGGGCGATGGCGGCCGCGCGGAGCTAG
- a CDS encoding GNAT family N-acetyltransferase, translated as MTRTELHPFAEEHLAAAGRLLAQRHRHHRAAEPLLPEDFEDPAAATAALADELGAAEASGAVATRGGDVVGYLLGAAKPSPTWGPNVWVESAGHAVDTDLPDHERTDLARELYAEAATRWVDEGRTAHYALLPAHDTALASAWFRLAFGHQHTHAVQSPPADVPPPRDGLVVRRPTRDDIPALATLENVLPRHQGLAPCFSSGPLGSYEESVAEWTEDFDDPTFTTFVVEHEGRVVGSAVGCPLEKSSSHTGPARPEHAAFLGFAAVLPEARGLGAGRAVGDAVGAWAHGAGYTSLVTDWRETNLLSSRAWRRLGYRDTFTRVHRLVGH; from the coding sequence ATGACCCGCACCGAGCTCCACCCGTTCGCCGAGGAGCACCTGGCTGCGGCCGGACGCCTGCTCGCGCAGCGGCACCGCCACCACCGTGCCGCCGAGCCGCTCCTGCCCGAGGACTTCGAGGACCCCGCCGCCGCCACCGCGGCCCTTGCCGACGAGCTCGGCGCGGCCGAGGCCTCCGGCGCCGTCGCGACCCGGGGCGGCGACGTGGTCGGCTACCTCCTCGGCGCCGCGAAGCCCAGCCCCACCTGGGGACCCAACGTCTGGGTCGAGTCCGCCGGGCACGCCGTCGACACCGACCTGCCCGACCACGAGCGCACCGACCTGGCCCGGGAGCTGTACGCCGAGGCCGCCACCCGCTGGGTCGACGAGGGCCGGACCGCCCACTACGCGCTGCTGCCGGCCCACGACACCGCGCTCGCGAGCGCGTGGTTCCGCCTCGCCTTCGGGCACCAGCACACCCACGCCGTGCAGTCGCCGCCCGCCGACGTACCTCCCCCGCGCGACGGCCTCGTCGTGCGCCGCCCCACCCGTGACGACATCCCCGCCCTGGCCACGCTGGAGAACGTGCTGCCCCGGCACCAGGGCCTCGCCCCGTGCTTCTCCTCGGGGCCGCTGGGCTCCTACGAGGAGTCCGTGGCCGAGTGGACCGAGGACTTCGACGACCCGACGTTCACCACCTTCGTGGTCGAGCACGAGGGGCGGGTCGTCGGCAGCGCGGTCGGCTGCCCGCTCGAGAAGTCGTCCAGCCACACCGGCCCGGCCCGCCCCGAGCACGCGGCGTTCCTCGGCTTCGCCGCGGTGCTGCCCGAGGCGCGCGGGCTCGGCGCCGGCCGCGCGGTCGGCGACGCGGTCGGCGCCTGGGCGCACGGGGCCGGCTACACCTCGCTGGTCACCGACTGGCGCGAGACCAACCTGCTGTCGTCACGGGCCTGGCGCCGGCTGGGCTACCGCGACACGTTCACCCGCGTGCACCGGCTGGTCGGGCACTAG
- a CDS encoding MFS transporter: MTTNLADTSDTRGTTSWRRLPAVVWALVLARAVNRLGALTLPFLAVVLVGSYDASVATAGYLLAGFGLATIPSRLFGGRLSDRIGTRATILVGLVGTAAAQLGVALAGSLVQAAVAVVLLGLAFEIYEPPSQAIIADVTLPEQRAVAFSLLGAAMAGAGMGAGLLAAALAGLDLRWLLVADAASCLACAAVVAALLPGGRPAPPEQTDDPGRESAGVRPWSDRRLLLLLGTGTVFAVVYLQVTIALPLTLTGRGLPASTLGLLLTLGAATMVLGQPLLRLPHLRRLDDFRAMTLGYLVLAAGLLLTGLVTSRAGFAVATLLTALGDLVLLGRAYAVVVDVSPAHARGRYLAVYGTSWGLAAIVAPLLGTQLLVHGGPVLTWTVVAALCLVLAAAQPAIRRRLLAPCA; the protein is encoded by the coding sequence GTGACCACCAACCTAGCCGACACCAGTGACACCCGAGGCACGACGTCGTGGCGGCGACTGCCCGCCGTCGTCTGGGCCCTGGTGCTCGCCCGTGCGGTGAACCGGCTCGGCGCCCTCACGCTGCCGTTCCTGGCGGTCGTCCTCGTGGGGTCGTACGACGCGTCCGTCGCGACGGCGGGCTACCTCCTGGCCGGCTTCGGGCTCGCGACGATCCCGTCGCGGCTGTTCGGCGGGCGGCTCTCGGACCGGATCGGCACCCGGGCCACGATCCTGGTCGGCCTGGTCGGGACGGCCGCCGCCCAGCTCGGCGTCGCGCTCGCCGGGTCCCTCGTGCAAGCGGCCGTCGCGGTGGTGCTGCTGGGGCTGGCCTTCGAGATCTACGAGCCACCCAGCCAGGCGATCATCGCCGACGTCACCCTCCCCGAGCAGCGGGCGGTCGCCTTCTCGCTGCTCGGCGCGGCCATGGCCGGCGCGGGCATGGGCGCCGGGCTCCTGGCCGCCGCGCTCGCTGGCCTCGACCTGCGCTGGCTGCTGGTCGCCGACGCCGCGAGCTGCCTGGCCTGCGCCGCGGTCGTCGCCGCACTGCTCCCGGGCGGCCGCCCGGCGCCACCCGAGCAGACGGACGACCCCGGACGGGAGTCTGCCGGCGTACGCCCCTGGTCCGACCGCCGCCTGCTCCTCCTGCTCGGCACCGGCACGGTCTTCGCCGTGGTCTACCTGCAGGTGACGATCGCGCTGCCGCTGACCCTGACCGGCCGCGGCCTGCCGGCGTCCACGCTCGGGCTGCTCCTCACCCTCGGGGCGGCCACGATGGTGCTCGGCCAGCCCCTGCTACGGCTCCCCCACCTGCGCCGGCTCGACGACTTCCGGGCGATGACGCTCGGCTACCTCGTCCTGGCCGCCGGGCTGCTGCTCACCGGCCTCGTCACCAGCCGCGCGGGGTTCGCCGTCGCGACCCTCCTCACCGCGCTGGGCGACCTGGTGCTGCTCGGCCGGGCGTACGCCGTGGTGGTCGACGTGTCGCCGGCCCACGCCCGGGGCCGCTACCTGGCGGTGTACGGCACCAGCTGGGGTCTCGCCGCGATCGTGGCGCCGCTGCTCGGCACCCAGCTCTTGGTGCACGGTGGCCCGGTCCTGACCTGGACCGTCGTCGCGGCGCTCTGCCTGGTGCTGGCCGCGGCCCAACCGGCGATCCGGCGACGCCTGCTCGCCCCGTGTGCCTGA
- a CDS encoding CGNR zinc finger domain-containing protein, translating into MTLVEVAARLVNHLTSGWSAGQEVAAPQGAARVTGTAEALGGDGRRTPRVSPAEADALAGHAASFRAVFEAVHEDDVASAVVLLNTALAATGARPQLDPLPEGGGWHVHFHGSDDSLAVGWAAGCTAGLALAVGSDLAGRLGVCGAERCDRVFVDLSRNAGRRFCSTACQNRTKTAAYRARR; encoded by the coding sequence GTGACGCTGGTGGAGGTGGCGGCCCGGCTGGTCAACCACCTGACGTCCGGCTGGTCCGCGGGCCAGGAGGTCGCGGCGCCGCAGGGAGCGGCTCGGGTGACGGGGACGGCCGAGGCCCTCGGGGGCGACGGTCGTCGGACGCCCCGGGTGAGCCCTGCCGAGGCCGACGCGCTGGCCGGTCACGCCGCGTCGTTCCGGGCGGTCTTCGAGGCCGTACACGAGGACGACGTCGCGTCCGCGGTCGTGCTGCTGAACACGGCGCTGGCGGCGACGGGCGCGCGACCGCAGCTCGACCCGCTCCCGGAGGGAGGCGGCTGGCACGTGCACTTCCACGGGTCGGACGACAGCCTCGCGGTCGGGTGGGCGGCCGGCTGCACGGCCGGCCTCGCGCTCGCGGTCGGCTCCGACCTGGCGGGCCGGCTGGGTGTCTGCGGCGCCGAGCGCTGCGACCGCGTGTTCGTGGACCTGTCGCGCAACGCCGGCCGGCGCTTCTGCTCGACCGCCTGCCAGAACCGCACCAAGACGGCGGCGTACCGCGCACGCCGCTGA
- a CDS encoding calcium-binding protein yields the protein MPTTTPTIPVPLAMAVLALLLGGGLALTPGGTARATTVAADAPRCHGLRATIVGTSGPDVLEGTRHRDVIVGLGGLDSIRGGGGDDVICGGPNPTDQGPDGPIVETLEGGPGDDLLLGGPGEDVLVGDDGNDVLRGGLSRDGLDGGDGRDRLLGEAGPDYLREGPGAGRVVGGTGDDQVEGGAGDDTLRGAGGDDVLVGDQGDDRLDGGPGRDVAEYQAIQSRYSSSSHREPIRVDLQRGVGGGRHFGRDRLLRVEDVYTGDGNDVLVGDRHANTFYTAEGTATVRGGGGRDRLSFDSARIDHSSGAAVHIDLSIGVARYQQDDIRFTSIEDVTGTTSNDVIRGDAARNHLVGGGGEDVVRGRGGRDLVEGRGGDDDLDGGAGVNVIVGGPGNDLCRRPSTGRRATECER from the coding sequence ATGCCTACGACCACGCCCACCATCCCTGTCCCCCTGGCCATGGCGGTCCTGGCGTTGCTGCTCGGTGGTGGCCTCGCGCTCACACCCGGCGGAACGGCCCGAGCGACGACCGTCGCCGCGGACGCCCCCCGCTGCCACGGCCTGCGCGCCACCATCGTGGGGACCTCGGGCCCGGACGTCCTCGAGGGCACGCGGCACCGGGACGTGATCGTCGGCCTGGGCGGGCTCGACTCGATCCGGGGCGGCGGTGGCGACGACGTGATCTGCGGCGGCCCGAACCCCACGGACCAGGGGCCCGACGGGCCGATCGTCGAGACGCTCGAGGGCGGGCCGGGCGATGACCTGTTGCTCGGCGGTCCGGGGGAGGACGTGCTGGTCGGCGACGACGGGAACGACGTTCTGAGGGGCGGGCTGTCGCGGGACGGCCTGGACGGCGGGGACGGGAGGGACCGGCTGCTCGGGGAGGCGGGACCGGACTACCTGCGGGAGGGGCCCGGGGCGGGTCGGGTCGTCGGTGGCACGGGCGACGACCAGGTGGAGGGCGGGGCCGGCGACGACACCCTCCGCGGTGCGGGGGGTGACGACGTCCTGGTCGGCGACCAAGGTGACGACCGCCTGGACGGTGGTCCCGGGCGTGACGTGGCGGAGTACCAAGCCATCCAGTCGCGCTACAGCTCCTCCAGCCATCGTGAGCCGATCCGGGTGGACCTGCAGCGCGGAGTGGGTGGAGGTCGGCACTTCGGCCGCGACCGGCTCCTGCGCGTGGAGGACGTCTACACGGGTGACGGGAACGACGTGCTGGTCGGGGACCGCCACGCCAACACGTTCTACACCGCGGAGGGCACGGCGACGGTCCGCGGCGGTGGCGGTCGTGACCGGCTGAGCTTCGACTCGGCGAGGATCGACCACTCCAGCGGTGCGGCCGTGCACATCGACCTGTCGATCGGGGTGGCGAGGTACCAGCAGGACGACATCCGCTTCACGTCGATCGAGGACGTGACCGGGACGACCTCCAACGACGTGATCCGAGGTGACGCCGCGCGCAACCACCTCGTCGGGGGAGGGGGCGAGGACGTCGTCCGAGGACGTGGAGGTCGCGACCTTGTCGAGGGCCGGGGCGGGGACGACGACCTCGACGGTGGCGCTGGGGTGAACGTCATCGTGGGCGGGCCGGGCAACGACCTGTGCCGGCGGCCGTCGACCGGCCGGCGTGCCACGGAGTGCGAGCGCTAG